From Zingiber officinale cultivar Zhangliang chromosome 5B, Zo_v1.1, whole genome shotgun sequence, the proteins below share one genomic window:
- the LOC121987241 gene encoding delta(8)-fatty-acid desaturase 2-like: MQGERMEGEEKPRRFISSEELRAHNKRTDMWISIQGKVYDATAWSAIHPGGDLPILTVAGQDVTDAFVSYHPGSVWALLVNNPSLPLVGHLSDYRVSEVSKDYRRLVAEFSRLGLFDKRGYGIHIVLSAMLLMFAAVLYGVLRSPSVWIHIGCAAVMGVLWIQSGFLGHDSGHYRVTRSARSTRAIQVLTGNCLAGISIAWWKRNHNAHHLACNSLDFDPDLQHIPFLAVSAEIFRSLTSAFYERKMTFDAVSRALVSYQHWTFYPVMCVARINLFAQSLLLLCSNKRVPGRFLEILGVSVFWIWFPLLVSCLPSWWERCLFVLVSFAVTGIQHVQFCLNHFSSSVYIGPPRANDWFQKQTMGTLDISCAPWMDWFHGGLQFQVEHHLFPRLPRGQLRRVAPFVQELCLKHGLPYDVFSFWEANVRTIATLREAALQARDKAQPVPKNLVWEAVNTHG; the protein is encoded by the exons ATGCAAGGAGAGCGGATGGAAGGAGAGGAGAAGCCGCGGCGGTTCATCTCGTCGGAGGAGCTCCGCGCCCACAACAAGCGCACCGATATGTGGATCTCCATCCAGGGCAAGGTCTATGACGCCACCGCTTGGTCCGCCATCCATCCCGGCGGTGACCTCCCGATCCTCACCGTCGCCGGCCAGGACGTCACCGACGCCTTCGTTTCCTACCACCCTGGCTCCGTCTGGGCCCTCCTCGTCAACAACCCCTCCCTCCCCCTCGTCGGCCATCTCTCCGACTACCGCGTGTCCGAGGTCTCCAAGGACTACCGCCGCCTTGTCGCCGAGTTCTCCCGTCTCGGCCTCTTCGACAAGAGGGGCTATGGCATCCACATCGTGCTTTCCGCGATGCTGCTCATGTTCGCCGCGGTTCTATACGGCGTCCTCCGCTCGCCCAGCGTGTGGATCCACATCGGGTGCGCGGCCGTGATGGGCGTCCTCTGGATCCAATCGGGGTTTCTAGGGCACGATTCGGGGCACTACAGAGTGACGAGGAGCGCACGATCGACCAGGGCGATCCAGGTGCTGACCGGGAACTGCCTAGCGGGGATCAGCATTGCGTGGTGGAAGCGCAACCACAATGCGCACCACTTGGCGTGCAACAGCCTCGACTTCGATCCGGACTTGCAGCACATCCCGTTCCTCGCCGTCTCCGCCGAGATCTTCCGCAGCCTCACCTCCGCCTTTTACGAGCGCAAGATGACCTTCGACGCGGTGTCGCGGGCGCTCGTCAGCTACCAGCACTGGACCTTCTACCCGGTCATGTGCGTCGCGCGCATCAACCTCTTCGCCCAATCTCTGCTGCTCCTCTGCTCCAATAAGCGCGTGCCGGGGCGATTCCTAGAG ATTTTGGGGGTGTCGGTGTTCTGGATCTGGTTCCCTTTGCTGGTGTCGTGCTTGCCGAGCTGGTGGGAGCGCTGCCTGTTCGTGCTGGTGAGCTTCGCGGTGACGGGGATCCAGCACGTACAGTTCTGCCTCAACCATTTCTCCTCCAGCGTCTACATCGGGCCACCGCGGGCCAACGACTGGTTCCAGAAGCAGACGATGGGGACGCTGGACATCTCGTGCGCCCCCTGGATGGACTGGTTCCACGGAGGCCTGCAGTTCCAGGTGGAGCACCACCTGTTCCCACGGCTCCCGCGTGGGCAACTCCGGCGGGTGGCGCCGTTCGTCCAGGAGCTCTGCCTCAAGCACGGCCTGCCCTACGATGTTTTCTCCTTCTGGGAGGCCAACGTCAGGACCATCGCGACGCTGAGGGAAGCGGCGCTGCAGGCCCGTGACAAAGCCCAACCGGTGCCCAAGAACTTGGTCTGGGAGGCCGTCAACACACATGGATGA